One part of the Rutidosis leptorrhynchoides isolate AG116_Rl617_1_P2 chromosome 1, CSIRO_AGI_Rlap_v1, whole genome shotgun sequence genome encodes these proteins:
- the LOC139897162 gene encoding uncharacterized protein, translating into MMKKVSVNLPITDVLKGMPNYDRFIKELIYQRGKYYDETSFFIEEECNKILASRPRIPRKLGDPGKFVFPCKFGKSEMFNALANLGASINLMTHSLYERLGLGPLKPTRIRIRLSNHYFDTAIGIAEDILVSIDSLVFPVNFIIMKMKEDLQAPLILGRPFLATADTIILVQRNQLNIGVGEELVTINIREAMKQLSNTDDDECYAIEHIDIYVHDELEKLLKFDTSEFNQTFGNEIVDLEVDFRELMNCDNVDEFESKNETIREDTFESIPHVDRFRIKSSWEEPPTLELKELPEHLEYAYLKEENQLSVIISSKLTQDQKMQLISLLKSSHKAIAWKTTDIPGINPSYCTHKILMEENYKSVIQ; encoded by the coding sequence ATGATGAAAAAGGTCTCAGTTAACCTACCAATAACCGATGTGCTTAAAGGAATGCCAAACTACGATCGGTTCATCAAGGAGCTAATATATCAAAGGGGTAAATACTATGACGAAACTTCATTCTTTATTGAAGAGGAATGCAATAAGATTCTTGCATCAAGGCCAAGGATTCCAAGAAAGTTAGGAGATCCGGGAAAATTTGTTTTCCCTTGCAAGTTTGGTAAATCGGAAATGTTTAATGCACTAGCCAACTTGGGTGCAAGCATTAACTTAATGACCCATTCACTTTACGAGCGACTCGGTCTTGGACCTCTTAAGCCGACCCGCATTAGAATAAGATTGTCCAACCATTATTTTGATACCGCTATTGGCATCGCCGAGGACATCTTGGTTAGCATTGACTCATTGGTGTTCCCGGTTAATTTTATTATCATGAAGATGAAGGAGGACCTTCAAGCCCCCCTCATCCTAGGTAGACCATTTTTGGCAACCGCCGACACCATCATCTTGGTACAACGTAACCAACTCAACATTGGAGTTGGTGAAGAGCTTGTGACCATCAATATCCGGGAAGCTATGAAGCAACTGAGTAATACCGATGATGATGAGTGTTATGCCATTGAACATATTGACATTTATGTGCATGATGAACTTGAAAAACTTTTAAAGTTTGATACTTCGGAATTTAACCAAACTTTTGGTAATGAAATTGTGGATTTAGAGGTCGATTTTAGGGAATTGATGAATTGTGATAATGTAGATGAGTTTGAAAGTAAAAATGAGACCATTCGGGAAGATACATTTGAGTCCATCCCTCATGTAGATAGATTTCGAATCAAGTCTTCATGGGAGGAGCCTCCCACTCTTGAGCTTAAAGAGCTCCCCGAACATCTTGAATATGCTTATCTTAAGGAAGAGAACCAACTTTCAGTGATTATTTCTTCAAAACTCACCCAAGACCAAAAGATGCAACTCATCTCATTACTTAAGTCTAGCCATAAGGCCATCGCATGGAAGACCACAGATATCCCGGGGATCAATCCATCATATTGCACTCACAAGATCCTCATGGAGGAGAACTATAAATCAGTTATCCAATGA